In Capsicum annuum cultivar UCD-10X-F1 chromosome 7, UCD10Xv1.1, whole genome shotgun sequence, one genomic interval encodes:
- the LOC107876938 gene encoding two-pore potassium channel 1, with product MTTVGYGDLVPNSATTKLLACVFVFSGMALVGLVLSKAADYLVEKQETLLIKALHMGRRIGPSEILEEIETKKVRYKCFMVAVFRIVLIVVGTVVLARVEKFDTVDTFYCVCATITTLGYGDKSFSSKGGHF from the coding sequence ATGACCACGGTTGGATATGGGGATCTGGTGCCTAACAGTGCAACTACTAAATTGCTCGCCTGTGTTTTTGTGTTCTCCGGGATGGCACTTGTGGGGTTGGTTCTAAGCAAAGCGGCAGACTACTTAGTGGAGAAGCAAGAAACGCTATTAATTAAAGCATTGCATATGGGTCGTAGAATTGGTCCAAGTGAAATTTTGGAGGAGATTGAAACAAAGAAAGTACGGTACAAGTGTTTCATGGTAGCGGTTTTCCGTATAGTGCTCATAGTTGTTGGGACAGTTGTCTTGGCTAGAGTCGAAAAGTTTGATACTGTAGATactttttattgtgtttgtgcTACCATCACAACATTAGGATACGGAGACAAAAGCTTTTCATCCAAAGGAGGGCACTTCTAA